From the genome of Nicotiana tabacum cultivar K326 chromosome 17, ASM71507v2, whole genome shotgun sequence:
AGAACCTAAACCTCCACGCGAGACACATAAATTGCTTCAGGTTTGTTTTGCAATTACATTTTAGCTTAATCTTTGGCTGCTAATGGAGAATTCCCTTTTGTCCCGGTCTTTTTGTAATTTAGAATTAGAAAAGACTGATTTTTGTAGTGCAATTGTGAGATAGTTGAGATGTGTACTGGAACGCTTTCTTCTTTGTTGCTTTATGAAATGATATACATGTAATGAAAAGCTGCAGCATTATGAACTAGTGTTCTAGGCATACCTAATGAGTTTAAGAAAggaatctttacacaaatagccggtcgaattcactgtttactttttctagccagtatatatggattatacaATGATTATACACGATTATACAATGATTATACGCGATTATACACATACTATACATAGatgatacatatattatacatttgtCGGCTATTTTAAGTTTAAGTGCTTGGGTCGGCggctatttaagttaattcttcttTAAGAAATTGCAAGTTCATTAGCGGAAAAGCTCTTTGAGTTCTGTAGACtggtgcggtgcatttgttgataATTCAATCATATCTATGATTCTACTGCATACTGGTTGTAATTCATTTTCCCTAGTGTCTTTGCTCTTAGAATGAGTTTTATTTTTAAGGTTGTTGGAGGGACAGCACGGAGGAAGAAATTGCTCTCACCAAAGAGTATGGATGTGCGTCCCATGATGGAAGTCGTAAAAGCTGCTGCATTTGGCATTTTGCAAGTGAGACTCTTGTTAGCCGTTTAGTGCAGTTCGTCTTTGATGTAACACAAGATACACCATTGTAATGTTGTTAAATATAAATTGTTTTCCGCTGTATAGGCAGCCGGTGGTTGCCCTGCATCTTTAAGGCCTGGCCGTTGGTTAGACCTCTATAGTGGGACAGGATCAGTTGGTATAGAAGCCGTCAGTCGAGGATGTTCTGAGGTTAGCATTAAAACAGTAGCAACCTTTTTCAGGAtcatatgctgtattttatttaCTTATTACTAGTGAAACTTTTATTGTCTCCGTATGTTTTTAAGTTAGCAGTTGATTTGTGGAGCTTCATATTTTATTTAGTCTTTATATGTCATTTTGCGCTCATAGCATTTGTGtatatttctgtttgcaaattCCTAGGTACATTTTGTTGAGATGGACCCTTGGGTTGTCTCAGATGTTCTGCGGCCAAATTTGGAATGGACTGATTTCCTTGATGTCTCAGTCATACATACTGTCCGTGTTGAAAGCTTCTTGGAGCGAGCAGAAAATTTTCTTGGTAAGAGTTTCTCTTCCCGTCAATCTGCTGCCCTACAAAGCGAACTAAGTTAGGGAATTACTAGTATCATGAATGAGTGATTCTGATTTGACTCTCAATtggatctctctctctctctctcaagagGTTCATTGAATCTTTTATCTGATGTTTCCTTGTACATTTGTTGTACAAAGTAGAAGGTTATTACTAGCTATGAAAATGTATGAAAAGAAGGTTTGTTTACTCACCCTGAAAATGTATAAGATACAAAGTTTGTTTGCTTTCTTTTTTACTTGATTTTTGCTATCAAAAAAGGAAACAGAAAAATGAAAGCACCTTGAACATTTTTACTGAAGTTAATTCTTAAAAGGCACAGGCTATACTGATAACATTATATCGCTTGTTGTGTCTCTTTTCATCGTACTAACGCATTTTTCAAGATCATTACGTATGTCAATGGGTGGGCAGGTTGGATGTGAGCCTTGTTTTCTTGCTGCCCAACATGGTACTAACAGTAGGCTGCCTCTAACTGTTACCATCAAGGGGGTTCCTTATTCCCTTGATCAAAAAGATTTAGAAGGCATGGAAATACTAATTCCCAAATATGGGAATACATTGTATATTTTATATCTTGTTAGTCAAACAATCAGTAAAGGTAGTTGTGATCTGCATACTGCAACAATCATTGGCAGTAACATTGAACAAGGAGGTCTTTAAATGAAACTTAACCAGATACCTAATATTTATTACCTGCAGTTGGTAATTTCCTGGTGGAGAAGAGTAATATGAGAGGTTTGGGAtgttgggggtgggggtgggtgtTACAGATGTGGTTGGTGCTTACCTTATCACATGCTTGGCCCTGGGCCAGTTTAACCCATTTTTATGAAGGTTCGcttgatattgttgttgattgtggCAAGTCAATCCTTTATATCCTTTCTTCACCAATTCTGTACTTCCAGAAAATTTGCAAGCAGTACAGtttctcctctctttttcttcACTCGCATGATCTTTTTTGTTGTGTTGTCCGGCAGTGGTCAATAACTGAGCAGTTAGTTACAATTTTGAGGGAAGATGTGTTCCGAAAACAAAGCTCTAACCATGCAAGTTTTATACTGCTCTTTTACTGAAATATAACAGTCAAAGatttgtttctttcttcttctttttttttccaggtGAAGGTGGGAGCTTTGATTATATTAGTGTTACACCACCATATGCTGCAGTTGATTACAGTATATTAATGAATCAAATTTCGACATCATCAGTAGTGGGAGAGAATACATTTATAGTAAGTGTCACAGTGATTGTGCTTTATAATATCACATGTGTTCCTTTTCCatccagtttttttttttttttttttttggttggttgtcaacatatttttgtgtattcaGTTGGTGGAGTACCCCTTGAGAACTGATATGCTGGATTCATGCGGGTGTCTTGTTAAGGTATTGAGCAGTTCCCCTCCCCTTTTTTTTGATATAAAGAGCAGTTCCAATTTGTCAGTATTAGGACAGCACTATCCCCTCCCCTGCTTGAGTGGATGTACTAAGACATTTCGTTATTGGATGTTATTATTAGAAATATAGCTGATTGCTTAATGCGTAGGCTGTGATTTTCCATTTTGTCATTAGTAAATGTGCTTGGATGGTGTTTTCATCTTAACAGAAACTTAAACGTTTTACAGAGCTAGCTGGATGTATTGTTCAATTATACACAAAGGAactaattctctctctctctctctctctctctctctctctctctctctctctctctctctctctctctctcttgttatAAGGAATGCAGATATCTGATCGGCGGTTTGGTCGAACGCATTTGGCAATATATGGACCAAAGTGGGCGCAGAAGAAGAAATATGTTGAGAAGACAAAGAGAAGGCAGGAAAAGCTGAATTTGTTAAGGGAATTGGAGATTTCGGCATCTTCAGTTTAACTACTGAGAATTGCATAACATATCTTATAGTCAAGAGGGTGTAAAATGCTGCCAGACATTTGATTGCACCATTTCTCTCCATCTATTCACGTGGTAATTTTGCTTTTGTGCTCCTTTAATCGTCTTGCTACAGATTGCTTCTGAtcaatcagattgatttttaaacTGCAGGTCAATTGCTTCTTGGGGCATTTTGCATCCCTGGCTGCTGCCCCATTGGGATGATATACTTGACTCACTCATAATGAGCAGCCGTATGTAAGAATACATTACGAGTTTTCTGCAGGGTTTTGCTAGtaaatgtaaatatatatattattacctATTCTACACACAATGGATCGTTTAAGTTGTATCAATGTGCCATTCCCTGTTTATCCTTGCTTTGTCTACATTATGATAATGGAAAACGCCAAagaaatttattctcaattttcaAAGCCTGAATCTGATATCCCATGTATTTCGTCCAGCATTCTCTTTTCAACATCACATTCAACTTGTATATGGAAAAACTCGtctttttatttgaatttttgaaCAAGGTAGTATTAGAAAAGCTGGAAAAAGGAGCATGACTGACAGTGATATGATTTCTTTTGTAAAGATAGGTCAAGAACAGATGGAACTGTTGTTTGAACATTAGCGATGGGTCACGTTATTTGGTACCTTGAGTTATATCAGAGGAAGCTTCTTTGTCCTACCTCTCATCTGAGAGTAAAGTAGGTCAGTATTTGGACTTATAGAGATTATCCCCTCAGGATTCAGTATGATCTCTTATCTAATGAAGCAGAATAAGTGTGATTTATAGGTgtcaaaatggttaaaagaaaataattatccatccatattatccattaaacaatggattggataatgaactttttaaaaacgagtcaaatatggataagaaccatattatccatctAGAATATGGATAACCAATGaataactaatgagtttaacttttacatttgtaaaacctcaaattgggggttactcaagtttgggagactaacaattctcccaaaagtgatcatattcaagaagtcatggataatatgtaTATCCATATTATCTGTTGGGTAAttcattttttatccgtattaaatatgggtcggatcggataatttatccgtttttttgAATTACCTCTTTTgcgacccgcccgtttgccaccctAGTGTGATTAAATACTTTGAATATTGGATGTGGGTGTCTTTAGCGTTAACATGAATTCAATATACAGTCTGATACGCTTCTAAACTTGTGTTGAaagttggcattctattttgaactTTGGATGAGTGATAGCATCTTATTTTAAAATCTGGATCTAACGGGTAAAAGCTATTCTCACTTCATCACTAGTGTACCAAACTTTGGTgtaaatattccatctttcatattcACATGTATACTTTTTATATCTCAGAATCTCTTTTTGCATAAAAAAGCTTTAGATTCTATAGGGACCGCATTGTACTGGTCCTGACTGCGATTAGAACATAATGGAGAATGTGCTTGCAGATAATGTCTCTTCTAAGATTAAGTAAAATGGACAGTGTTTTCCGTAAATAGACGGCCTAAGGACTGGATGATATGGTCAGAACTCAGAAGGTTCTTATTTCTTTTGCAGGCACTTCTTTTAAGGAGTTTCCTTTACAGATTCTTCGGATGAAGATACGTGACTTCTAAAACAAGTAGATATTTTAACTTCCCCTTTGTTCATAGATTTTGGTTTCTTTTGTTCATGAAATATGATtagttttttaaataaaaaaattcaagctGGTTTTGAGCAATTTTTGGGTGAAAatttttcttccactcacaaaactttaacttttttttcatataaaatgcaTATCCAAATacaattttaactttcaaaaattattttttaacataATTTTGCAAATTGCAGCCAAATCTATATTCAAACGCTAGATAAGTTTCTGGCTGGAGAAGAAAATTAATGACAAATAGAGCTAGTAAAATTTTATACCGGGGCAAAAGAGGGTGTTTTTACTTGTGGGACGGCAATTCCAAATTTATTCTGGAATAAGAAATAAAGTTCTCTTTGATTTGCTCTGACGGAGATGTGAtgattaggggtgtacatggaccgagttggttcggattttatcaaaaccaactatatcggtttggattggttcggttttatcggatttttcgaatttttcgagtttttttgttacatgaatattatttcaatcttactttgttaaagttatgataagtgaatatatgtttagtaaaaattaaaaaaattgacaaCCATATGATctataaaatattcttatgggagaattttttttaataacgcATGGTAGCTATTTTATTAgccgtctaacaataatttttcgttgatgtatGTTTTCAAGGTTAAccgattttaataaataaatataaaaattaatttgatacctaaataatgatatgctctattaattttaaattatcgaaataccatttcaaattcgaaaaatataTAAGAAATTTTGACTtatgaatatgaaagaacaaaAAGATGATTGACGTATTTCAATAACATTTGATAAGAAAATGATACAACctattatttaaagtaaataaaaatgaatgcacTTCATTGTTCTATTACAAATATATATCTATGggaggatcccaaatatttctagatatatttttaaagaaaattctatattaaatcttaaaagtatatataaaaattatatatttatatgttggtttggttcagatttttttactcagtaccaaaccaagtcaaaccaaacctaatcggataatcggtttggtttgacttttcggtttggtgcgattttccggttcgatttgaacacccctagtgatAATTTTGAATCTAGTTTCTCCTTCAGTGTGTCAAAATCACCTCTTTAATATCAGCATTTACGAATAGCCAGTTCTAGAACACTCAAATCTGCAGGTTAAACCCGAAAAGTTCAACCATTAAATTCTTACCATTGAACTCATTTGTATgcttaaaattttgaatttaaaattaaaatttgaaacttttgtacttttttacatatatatttaCATCCCGTCTCATGTTGCCTCTACACTCAGCAGTGAggtcccttggttttgttgcatGAATATGCACCATTCAGAGGCGAATCAGGGTCAACCGAACACAACATTTTTcatataatgtatatatgttaatGTAAATTTACTAAAATTTCAACAACTATTAAATTCGAAACCCACAATTCCAAAATTTCAAATCTAATCAATATAAAAACATAGGACACTTTACTTTCTTATATAACTGTTCTCGACCTATCCCTATGCTTAATTCTCTCCCCTTTTACCCCACATCTTCAACTATACCCCATCCtttttgttgcttttggacataACGAACTTTAACTTTTCCATGCTATATATTAATCTTATGGCAAACCATAAACCTCCCTGAAAGACCATTCGAACAACAGATTACCATTGTATACTGTTTATAGTTTCTGTTTACATAGTACCAGAGGaaggaaaaaaaatcctaaaattgGGGTTGGCGCGTTCCACTGATCCAGAAATGAGCATTGAAGATCAGATACAGGCGAGTGCGACGTAGGAGTGCTAGTTATGGGTGGTGGTGGTGCTGGCCGTGGCAGCAGCAttttgaggggtttcttgagAGCTATTCTTTTACTTAGTTTTCTATGTTTTGTATCTGCTGAGATTTTAGTGAAACAAAAAGCCAAAACTGTCACCAAAACAATTACTGCGACAACAAGCAATCATTTAGACGCTAGGAGGATAACAACAGAAACTGaaagtcattttcttctttttcaaaggAATACCAATCTCAATTATGTCAGCAAAAGAAGAGTATGGAGCGAACCTGATCCCATACACAACAGGTATTTAATAT
Proteins encoded in this window:
- the LOC107776930 gene encoding uncharacterized protein LOC107776930, translating into MLKVASPILISEKSDTAIGAAEMAVSSSHTVLSFLSPLGSRSIFPDTTLLSSNPSLVGYPFTATNRRRPFIITFSYKSKKELSVDKKRQLLEQYGLNPDEFLSEPSPKTKKRREQSKSGSGKQVLLEEPKPPRETHKLLQVVGGTARRKKLLSPKSMDVRPMMEVVKAAAFGILQAAGGCPASLRPGRWLDLYSGTGSVGIEAVSRGCSEVHFVEMDPWVVSDVLRPNLEWTDFLDVSVIHTVRVESFLERAENFLGEGGSFDYISVTPPYAAVDYSILMNQISTSSVVGENTFILVEYPLRTDMLDSCGCLVKISDRRFGRTHLAIYGPKWAQKKKYVEKTKRRQEKLNLLRELEISASSV